The following nucleotide sequence is from Nevskiales bacterium.
TGCATCGCGTCTGGGTGGTGGAAGGCTCGCTCAAGCCGGGCCAGCGCCACATCTACAGCAAGCGTACGTTGTACGCCGACGAGGATACCTGGATCGCGATGTGGGCCGACAACTACGACGGCCGCGGCCAGCTGTGGCGCACGGCGACGGTGATGTACTTCTACTCGCAGGAGTCGGGCGCGCTCCACCGCGGCGCGTCGTTCTACCACGATCTGACCTCGGGTGCCTACGAGGCGGGCTATCTGACCAACGAGCGCGGCGACGACTGGTGGCGCATCAACGTGCCGCTGTCGCCCGAGGAATTCAGCCCGCAGGCGGCGGCCAGGGGCGGGCATTGATCAAGCCCTACGGGCTCCTTTCAAAACAAGCAAAGGCAAAGAGTAAGAGCGGGGCGGCGAGAGCCGCCCCGTCATTCATCGGGGGAGAGTGACAGAACATGAAAACGGCTTTCATCACCGGCGCCAACGTCGGCCAGGCCAATCTGTTAGTCAAGGCGCTGGACCAGCGCGGCTGGCAGGTGTTCGCGGGCGTGTTGCCCGGCGCGCCGACCGACCTGAAGACCGGCGGCAACGTCACGGTCGTGGACCAGGACGTGTCCGACACCGAGTCGGTGCAGAAGAGCGCCGAGGTCGTGACCAAGGCGCTGAATGGCGGCGGACTGGACCTGCTGATGAACGTCGCCGGGGTGGCCAACGTCGCCACCGGCGTGCTGGAGGCGGTGGATCTGAAAGCGGTCGAACGCCTCTTCCACATCAACACCTTCGGCCAGCTGCGCGTGGTGCAGGCCTTCCTGCCGCTCCTGCGCAAGAATGCGCCGGGCTCGCGCATCGCCAATTACAGCTCTGGCGCGATCATCGCCAATCCGGTCGGCGCCGGCGCCTACAACATGTCCAAGCACGCCATCCACGGCATGACCCTGACGCTGCGTCATGAGTTGGCACCGTTCGGCATCCAGGTGACCTCGATCATCCCCGGCGGTGTGCTCACGGACATGTCCAAGAACTCGCACGTCAACACGCGCAACAGCTGGAACCAGCAGCCCGAACACATCCGCAAGGTGTACGAACCGCTGGCCAATACCTACATGCAGGTGCTGCCGGACATGCTGGAAAAGACCGGCAGCACACCGGAGCAGGCGCTGGCAGGCACGCTGCAGATCCTGGACAAGAAGAAGTGGAAGCCGATGGAGTACCTCGGCAAGGACGTGAAGCCCATGGGCCTCATGCGCCGGCTGCTGTCCGACAGCCAGCTCGAGTCCATGATGCGCATGACCTTCAAGATCCCGGTGTACAAGTCCTGACTGTCTGATCCCCTCCCCCGTGACGGGGGAGAACGACTTTACTTCCCCTCCCCCTTGACGGGGGAGGGTTGGGGAATCACATGAACGCCGTCATGAAAGAAACCAGCGACATCGCCGCGCTGTTCCAGCGCGTCGCCGCCCACGCCCCGACCTACGCCCAGACCACGGCCGAAGAACGCCTCGAGCGCATCGGCCGCCTGTACCGGGCGATCATGGCCGCGCGCCCCGCCATCCACGCCGCCGGCCGCAAGGAACTGCGCCTGATCGACCTGGACATCGACGGCCAGCTGCTGATGCTCAAGACCGAGTACGAGTTCATCACGCGGCACCTGCGGCAGTGGATGCAGCCGGAGCCGGTGCAGGGCTCGCTGATGACGGTCGGCAAGCGCTGTTACATCCAGTACCAGCCCAAGGGCGTGGTCCTGCATGTCTCGACCTGGAACGCGCCGATCGCCGAGGCCTTCATCCCCGGCTTCGGCGCGCTCGCGGCCGGTAACCCCTTCGTCCTCAAGCCCTCGGAGCTGGCGCCGGAATCTGCGCAAGTGCTGGCCGACATCGCCAGGCGTGCACTGCCGGAGGAGGAGTTCGCCGTGGTCAACGGCGGGCCGGAGGTCGCGCAGGAACTGCTGCGCCAGCCCTTCAACCACATTTTCTACATCGGCGGGCACGCCGTCGGCCGGATCATCATGAAGGCCGCGGCCGAGCACTTCGCCACCGTGACGCTGGAGATGGGCGGCAAGAATCCGACCATCATCGACGCCAGCGCCGACGTGGACGATGCCGCACGCAAGACCGCCTGGGGCCGCGTGTGCAACGCCGGCCAGGTGTG
It contains:
- a CDS encoding SDR family NAD(P)-dependent oxidoreductase, whose translation is MKTAFITGANVGQANLLVKALDQRGWQVFAGVLPGAPTDLKTGGNVTVVDQDVSDTESVQKSAEVVTKALNGGGLDLLMNVAGVANVATGVLEAVDLKAVERLFHINTFGQLRVVQAFLPLLRKNAPGSRIANYSSGAIIANPVGAGAYNMSKHAIHGMTLTLRHELAPFGIQVTSIIPGGVLTDMSKNSHVNTRNSWNQQPEHIRKVYEPLANTYMQVLPDMLEKTGSTPEQALAGTLQILDKKKWKPMEYLGKDVKPMGLMRRLLSDSQLESMMRMTFKIPVYKS
- a CDS encoding aldehyde dehydrogenase family protein; translated protein: MNAVMKETSDIAALFQRVAAHAPTYAQTTAEERLERIGRLYRAIMAARPAIHAAGRKELRLIDLDIDGQLLMLKTEYEFITRHLRQWMQPEPVQGSLMTVGKRCYIQYQPKGVVLHVSTWNAPIAEAFIPGFGALAAGNPFVLKPSELAPESAQVLADIARRALPEEEFAVVNGGPEVAQELLRQPFNHIFYIGGHAVGRIIMKAAAEHFATVTLEMGGKNPTIIDASADVDDAARKTAWGRVCNAGQVCLAPDYALVHTSLVRPFIDALAKHMTVMYNHDGKGFQKSAYLPRIVNGRHFERIKGLLDDAIAKGAKVEFGGETDAADLFIGPTLLSNVNNSMRIMQEEIFGPILCIVPFEDREAAVREIRSRPKPLGCYVFAKDRAAIDWWLAYTTSGSVVVNHNVIQSGTNPNLPFGGVNASGIGRLCGRATFLECSNARAVVEDGKGLGDPNMMFPPYSDKYRQAIEWMLNKGMNLPDGVINFLNALLRIGKR